A genomic segment from Orrella daihaiensis encodes:
- a CDS encoding NUDIX hydrolase, whose protein sequence is MSNSGLKALLARLDDLAAQAPADGTLPLLIGDKVCGQVSARASQVLLDGGFVRAHQNQLLIEDTRDLDTQMAQMALALRSAGCIPKWRGELLDVWCDNNAIAAIERGAVRPLGLLTRAVHLNAWSRTGKLWVARRALDKATDPGMWDTLVGGLVGRGESDDLALERESAEEAGLSEAQIQGREPIQSIYRMRRRVPEGFQYEEVLTSDCVLADDVKPKNQDGEVMEIACLPTADIEAMLLAGEFTVEASIVIAQSLLARQSS, encoded by the coding sequence TTGAGCAACAGCGGCCTGAAAGCACTACTCGCACGTCTAGATGATTTGGCCGCTCAAGCGCCGGCTGATGGCACTTTGCCGCTTCTAATCGGTGACAAGGTCTGCGGGCAGGTCAGCGCGAGGGCAAGCCAAGTGTTACTTGACGGCGGTTTTGTGCGGGCTCACCAAAATCAGTTGCTGATTGAAGATACTCGGGATTTGGATACCCAAATGGCGCAAATGGCGCTAGCGTTGCGCTCGGCAGGGTGTATTCCCAAGTGGCGCGGGGAGTTGCTTGATGTGTGGTGTGACAACAACGCGATCGCAGCCATCGAGCGTGGAGCAGTGCGTCCATTGGGGCTGTTAACACGGGCAGTGCATCTAAACGCATGGTCGAGAACGGGAAAGCTTTGGGTTGCGCGTCGGGCACTGGACAAAGCGACCGACCCTGGTATGTGGGATACCCTGGTGGGCGGTCTGGTTGGCCGGGGTGAAAGCGATGATCTGGCGCTTGAGCGCGAGTCAGCGGAAGAAGCGGGGCTAAGCGAGGCACAGATACAGGGGCGAGAGCCGATCCAGAGCATTTACCGCATGCGGCGCCGAGTCCCTGAAGGCTTTCAGTATGAAGAGGTGCTCACTAGCGACTGCGTGCTCGCCGATGACGTGAAGCCAAAAAATCAGGATGGCGAAGTGATGGAAATTGCCTGTTTGCCGACTGCGGACATTGAGGCAATGTTGCTTGCAGGTGAATTCACGGTTGAGGCCAGTATTGTTATTGCCCAGAGTCTGCTTGCGCGCCAGTCAAGTTAA
- a CDS encoding cytochrome oxidase small assembly protein: MTPEQRRKNKRTGFIILAFVIAVFVWVIVRQLIGGQLG; encoded by the coding sequence ATGACACCTGAACAACGCCGTAAGAACAAAAGAACCGGATTCATCATTCTCGCTTTCGTGATTGCGGTGTTTGTTTGGGTCATTGTCAGACAATTGATCGGTGGTCAGTTGGGATGA
- the coxB gene encoding cytochrome c oxidase subunit II produces the protein MMKFKGLVAACALTMSGVAAAQVDMPGGPAVNQLNLTTGVTQIARDVAWLHWMMLIICLVIFVGVFGVMFYSIWAHRKSKGAKPATFHESVGVEIAWTVIPFLIVIGMALPATRTVVAMKDTSGADMTVKVTGYQWKWGYEYMDGPAEGVSFLSNLTTPPAQINNLEPKGEFYLMEVDNPLVVPVGQKVRVVVTAGDVIHSWMVPDLGVKQDAIPGFLRDTWFRAEQVGEYRGQCAELCGKDHAFMPIVVKVVSQEDYVAWAQQQQAALTASADDPNKEWAVEELVARGQSVYTSQCVACHQATGKGVAPVFPALDGSQIVMGPMAGHIEIMLKGKQGTAMQSYANLSDVELASVITYARQSWGNAGKGTDPVVQPAQVRDAR, from the coding sequence ATGATGAAGTTCAAAGGGTTGGTTGCTGCCTGTGCGTTAACAATGTCTGGCGTTGCCGCCGCTCAAGTTGACATGCCTGGCGGGCCTGCGGTCAATCAGCTTAACCTGACCACGGGCGTGACCCAAATTGCCCGGGATGTCGCTTGGTTGCATTGGATGATGCTCATCATCTGTCTGGTCATCTTTGTGGGTGTGTTCGGTGTGATGTTCTACTCCATCTGGGCGCACCGCAAATCCAAAGGCGCCAAGCCCGCGACTTTCCATGAGAGCGTTGGCGTTGAGATTGCCTGGACGGTTATTCCTTTCCTGATCGTGATCGGCATGGCCTTACCCGCTACCCGTACGGTTGTGGCCATGAAAGATACCTCTGGCGCTGACATGACTGTCAAAGTCACCGGGTACCAGTGGAAGTGGGGCTACGAGTACATGGATGGCCCAGCCGAGGGCGTCTCCTTCCTGTCGAACCTGACAACACCACCTGCTCAGATCAATAACCTGGAGCCCAAGGGCGAGTTTTACCTGATGGAGGTGGACAATCCACTGGTTGTCCCCGTCGGCCAGAAAGTTCGCGTGGTGGTGACAGCCGGTGACGTGATTCACTCCTGGATGGTGCCCGATTTGGGCGTCAAACAAGACGCGATCCCTGGTTTCTTGCGGGACACCTGGTTCCGTGCGGAGCAAGTCGGCGAGTACCGTGGCCAGTGTGCTGAACTGTGCGGTAAGGATCATGCATTTATGCCTATTGTTGTGAAGGTAGTCTCGCAAGAGGACTACGTTGCCTGGGCCCAGCAACAACAAGCCGCGCTGACAGCCTCGGCTGACGATCCCAACAAAGAATGGGCCGTGGAGGAGTTGGTTGCCCGCGGCCAGAGCGTCTACACTTCTCAGTGTGTCGCTTGTCACCAGGCGACTGGCAAGGGTGTCGCACCTGTGTTTCCGGCGCTCGATGGCAGCCAAATCGTGATGGGGCCGATGGCTGGTCATATCGAAATCATGCTCAAAGGCAAGCAAGGCACTGCGATGCAGTCATATGCAAATCTAAGCGATGTCGAGCTCGCCAGCGTGATCACTTATGCACGCCAGTCATGGGGCAACGCCGGCAAGGGGACAGACCCCGTGGTGCAGCCTGCGCAAGTGCGTGATGCCCGCTGA
- a CDS encoding cation:proton antiporter yields the protein MLIFGLAGLLVLVCFLSPLASALRIPATLLLSVVGALLGYLIHVHDWAPAWLADSLVTLQAFEIPSETILVVFLPVLLFETALNTNVRGLFNDIAPILLLAVVAVFICTAFVGWGVSFVSSYSLAACLLLGAIIATTDPAAVVSIFKEVGAPKRLTTIVEGESLLNDAAAIALYSVMLGVASHSVAAPWGTGSVLVSFMELMIGGAISGYLIGRLACAALPLLRGWPTAEISLTVATAYIAYIIPEHYFGWSGVVSTVVAGLVVSSVGRTRMTPTTAYALAQSWRQFGFWASSLIFLFAAMMIPRLLANATWHDLLVVLVTMLAALAARAVTVYGLLPGLTAMVGTRVDNRYKAVICWGGLRGALSLALALSVTEHDLLSDDISNFVAIGATGFVLSTLVINGLTLRPLINFLELNKLTPLERALRNQAVVITVNDLQAETKRIAVDEQISRQARAKIDDVFDASITSVTDTQIGQFDEQERVRLGLSMVANRQSELILVGLGEQGFDRRTAERLLSVSERMEDDVKARGMAGFEKSIERSLQYPKTFKLVLRLHQAFGLQGLLGKELGQRFVELVGWRWVTRRLIAFANSQIRPMLGDSAADTIQAALRDRLSRVEENMQALRLQYPNFAEWLEQSYLGRLARTLERSRYRKMLEESIINPEVYDDLLEQLEDRWSFLDQVPPIDVELAPEELAHRVPLLADLPEQTLRKLTRKLKTRLTLPNQLIQGPNKPNPSLYFVASGAVSVLLPDATHIELGSGEFFGELYLLNQDATEFEVRSLGYTKLLELTAKDFKSMLANDDGLREAIEAVAKQRLRAIEVGRAELLNLTGAQADSGQ from the coding sequence ATGCTCATCTTCGGGCTGGCGGGACTTCTTGTTCTCGTCTGCTTTCTTTCACCATTGGCAAGCGCTTTGCGGATTCCAGCAACGCTGTTGCTGTCCGTCGTTGGTGCGCTGCTGGGCTACCTGATTCACGTACACGACTGGGCACCGGCCTGGTTGGCTGATTCGCTAGTAACACTGCAGGCATTCGAAATACCTTCCGAGACAATCTTGGTGGTGTTTCTGCCAGTTCTGTTGTTTGAAACCGCACTTAACACCAATGTGCGCGGCTTGTTCAACGACATTGCACCCATTTTGCTGCTGGCCGTGGTGGCAGTCTTCATATGTACGGCGTTTGTGGGGTGGGGTGTTTCGTTTGTCTCGAGCTATAGCCTAGCCGCGTGTTTACTGCTTGGCGCCATCATCGCAACCACCGATCCTGCTGCCGTGGTGAGTATTTTCAAGGAAGTGGGGGCGCCGAAACGACTAACGACCATTGTCGAAGGCGAGAGCCTGCTAAACGATGCCGCTGCCATTGCGCTTTACTCCGTGATGCTCGGTGTTGCATCGCACTCGGTTGCAGCCCCTTGGGGAACGGGCTCTGTTTTGGTCAGTTTCATGGAGTTGATGATTGGCGGCGCGATTAGTGGCTACCTGATTGGGCGTCTAGCTTGTGCAGCACTGCCCCTGCTGCGTGGTTGGCCAACTGCGGAAATCTCGTTAACGGTGGCCACTGCTTATATCGCCTACATCATTCCGGAACATTATTTTGGTTGGTCTGGCGTGGTGTCGACCGTCGTTGCCGGCTTGGTCGTGTCGTCCGTTGGACGTACCCGCATGACCCCCACCACTGCGTATGCACTGGCACAGTCTTGGCGTCAATTTGGATTTTGGGCAAGCTCACTGATTTTCTTGTTCGCCGCCATGATGATTCCTCGCTTGCTGGCAAATGCCACCTGGCACGATCTGTTGGTCGTACTCGTTACGATGCTGGCCGCGCTGGCCGCACGTGCGGTGACTGTTTACGGATTGCTGCCAGGCCTGACTGCCATGGTGGGTACGCGGGTAGACAACCGCTACAAAGCCGTGATCTGCTGGGGTGGCTTAAGGGGAGCGTTATCTCTTGCACTGGCTTTGTCAGTGACCGAGCATGACCTTCTTTCCGATGACATCAGCAATTTCGTGGCGATTGGCGCAACTGGATTCGTGTTGTCAACGCTCGTGATTAATGGTTTAACGCTACGACCTCTTATCAACTTTCTTGAATTAAACAAACTCACACCACTGGAGCGTGCTTTGCGCAATCAGGCAGTGGTGATCACCGTCAATGACCTTCAGGCTGAGACCAAGCGAATTGCTGTTGATGAACAAATCAGCCGCCAGGCGCGCGCCAAGATAGATGACGTGTTTGACGCCAGCATCACCAGTGTCACCGACACGCAAATAGGGCAGTTTGATGAACAAGAACGCGTTCGGCTTGGGCTGTCGATGGTCGCGAATCGGCAGAGCGAATTGATACTGGTTGGCTTGGGTGAACAGGGCTTTGATCGACGCACCGCAGAACGTTTGCTGTCGGTGTCAGAACGCATGGAAGACGATGTCAAGGCGCGCGGCATGGCAGGGTTCGAAAAGTCCATCGAGCGCTCACTACAATACCCAAAAACATTCAAGCTGGTATTGCGCCTGCACCAAGCCTTCGGTCTACAGGGTCTATTGGGCAAAGAGCTTGGCCAACGATTCGTGGAGCTTGTTGGTTGGCGCTGGGTGACTAGGCGGCTTATTGCCTTCGCGAACAGTCAGATTAGGCCGATGCTTGGCGACAGTGCTGCCGATACCATTCAGGCGGCTTTACGCGATCGTTTAAGCCGCGTCGAAGAGAATATGCAAGCATTGCGTTTGCAATATCCCAACTTTGCAGAGTGGCTCGAACAAAGCTACCTTGGCCGTCTGGCGCGCACACTTGAACGCTCCCGGTATCGAAAAATGCTGGAGGAGTCGATTATCAACCCCGAGGTTTACGATGATCTGCTCGAGCAACTAGAAGACCGTTGGTCATTTCTCGATCAGGTGCCGCCCATTGATGTAGAGCTTGCGCCCGAGGAGTTGGCGCACCGTGTTCCTTTGCTTGCGGACTTGCCCGAGCAGACGCTACGCAAGCTCACGCGCAAACTAAAAACCAGGCTGACTTTGCCTAACCAGCTGATTCAAGGGCCCAACAAACCAAACCCGTCACTTTATTTCGTGGCCTCAGGCGCAGTGTCTGTGCTGTTGCCAGATGCAACCCACATCGAACTTGGTTCGGGAGAGTTTTTTGGGGAGTTGTACTTACTTAATCAGGACGCGACGGAATTTGAGGTGCGATCACTCGGTTACACCAAACTTCTGGAGCTCACCGCCAAGGATTTCAAATCCATGCTAGCCAATGATGACGGCTTGCGTGAAGCCATTGAAGCAGTTGCCAAACAGCGTTTGCGTGCAATCGAGGTCGGTCGCGCAGAACTGCTTAACTTGACTGGCGCGCAAGCAGACTCTGGGCAATAA
- the ctaD gene encoding cytochrome c oxidase subunit I gives MSSVTIDTIPGKGEDISHGHHDDHAHGAPHGWRRWLFATNHKDIGTMYLIFSFVMFLEGGVLALLLRTELFVPGLQFFQPELFNQFTTMHGLIMVFGAIMPAFVGFANWMIPLQIGASDMAFARMNNFSFWLLPVAAVLLTASFFVPGGATAAGWTLYAPLSLQMGPGMDLAIFAIHIMGASSIMGAINIVVTILNMRAPGMTLMKMPLFCWTWLITAYLLIAVMPVLAAAITMILTDRHFGTGFFNAALGGDPVLYQHIFWFFGHPEVYIMILPAFGIISAIVPAFARKPLFGYASMVYATASIAILSFIVWAHHMFTTGMPVTAQLYFMYATMLISIPTGVKVFNWVATMWKGSMTFETPMLFAIGFIFVFTIGGFTGLILSVAPIDIQVHDTYYVVAHFHYVLVAGSLFALFAGAYYWLPKWTGRMYDERLGKWHFWMSMISFNVTFFPMHFLGLAGMPRRYADYATQFTDFHMIATIGAFWFGFSQLIFMYLVLKAYAGKGEQAAAKPWEAAEGLEWTVPSPAPFHTFETPPVVK, from the coding sequence ATGAGTAGCGTAACCATTGATACCATTCCAGGCAAAGGCGAAGATATCTCGCACGGCCACCATGATGATCACGCCCACGGCGCGCCTCATGGCTGGCGTCGTTGGTTATTTGCCACCAACCACAAAGACATCGGGACGATGTATCTCATCTTCTCGTTTGTGATGTTCTTAGAGGGGGGTGTGCTGGCACTGTTGCTGCGCACGGAACTGTTTGTTCCTGGGCTGCAGTTTTTCCAGCCTGAGCTGTTTAACCAGTTCACCACCATGCATGGGCTAATCATGGTGTTTGGAGCGATCATGCCGGCCTTTGTAGGCTTTGCAAACTGGATGATTCCGTTGCAAATTGGTGCCTCCGACATGGCCTTCGCACGGATGAATAACTTCAGTTTCTGGCTCTTGCCGGTGGCTGCAGTGCTTCTGACTGCATCATTCTTTGTGCCCGGCGGTGCAACTGCAGCTGGCTGGACGCTGTATGCTCCGCTATCGCTACAAATGGGCCCGGGCATGGATTTGGCGATCTTCGCGATCCACATCATGGGTGCCTCATCGATCATGGGGGCTATCAACATCGTTGTGACGATTTTGAACATGCGCGCCCCCGGCATGACGCTCATGAAGATGCCGCTGTTTTGCTGGACCTGGCTCATCACCGCGTACCTGTTGATCGCGGTAATGCCTGTTTTGGCAGCTGCCATCACCATGATCCTGACAGACCGTCATTTTGGTACTGGCTTCTTTAACGCTGCTTTGGGTGGCGACCCAGTGCTCTACCAGCACATCTTCTGGTTCTTCGGGCACCCTGAGGTCTACATCATGATTCTGCCGGCCTTTGGCATCATTTCTGCCATCGTTCCGGCCTTTGCCCGCAAGCCGCTGTTCGGTTATGCCTCCATGGTGTATGCCACAGCGTCAATTGCAATCCTGTCGTTTATCGTTTGGGCGCACCACATGTTCACGACGGGTATGCCCGTGACTGCTCAGCTGTACTTTATGTACGCCACCATGCTGATCTCGATCCCGACCGGCGTGAAGGTATTTAACTGGGTTGCTACGATGTGGAAGGGTTCCATGACGTTTGAAACCCCGATGCTGTTTGCGATCGGCTTTATTTTCGTGTTCACGATCGGTGGCTTTACCGGCCTGATTCTGTCTGTGGCACCAATCGACATTCAGGTTCACGATACCTACTACGTGGTTGCCCACTTCCACTATGTACTGGTTGCCGGCTCGCTCTTTGCCCTGTTCGCTGGCGCCTACTACTGGCTGCCAAAGTGGACCGGTCGCATGTATGACGAGCGTCTGGGCAAGTGGCACTTCTGGATGAGCATGATCTCGTTTAACGTGACATTCTTCCCAATGCACTTCCTGGGCTTGGCCGGTATGCCACGTCGCTATGCCGACTATGCAACCCAGTTCACTGATTTCCACATGATCGCTACGATCGGTGCCTTCTGGTTTGGTTTTTCCCAGTTGATCTTCATGTACCTGGTGCTCAAGGCCTACGCTGGCAAGGGTGAGCAAGCTGCCGCCAAGCCATGGGAAGCCGCTGAAGGTCTGGAGTGGACGGTTCCGTCACCGGCACCTTTCCACACCTTTGAGACCCCGCCTGTGGTTAAGTAA
- the rpoH gene encoding RNA polymerase sigma factor RpoH, whose amino-acid sequence MTRELTVSPQALSMAIANPGALGSIEAYISAVNHMPVLSAEQEQAYALDLRDKNDLDAARHLILSHLRLVVSIARQYLGYGLAHADLIQEGNIGLMKAVKRFDPDRGVRLVSFAVHWIKAEIHEFIIRNWRLVKVATTKAQRKLFFNLRRMRPDGTTLDSQMVDDIATELSVKPEDVREMEVRMTGREFSLQAPAGDDDQFSPIDYLSDDGEYDPTEVLARQDHDRLQTTGLSQALEMLDERSRRIVTARWLGDDGGPTLHELAEEFGVSAERIRQIEAAALKKMRGALQAA is encoded by the coding sequence ATGACTAGAGAATTGACCGTATCACCTCAGGCTCTATCCATGGCGATCGCCAACCCAGGCGCGTTAGGATCGATTGAGGCTTACATCAGTGCAGTCAACCACATGCCCGTGCTTAGCGCCGAGCAGGAGCAGGCGTACGCGCTTGACTTGCGCGACAAGAACGATCTCGATGCGGCGCGGCATTTGATTTTGTCGCACTTGCGACTCGTTGTCTCAATCGCTCGTCAGTACTTGGGCTACGGCCTGGCACATGCTGATTTGATCCAGGAAGGCAACATTGGACTGATGAAAGCAGTCAAACGGTTTGACCCGGACCGCGGCGTGCGTCTGGTGTCCTTTGCCGTGCACTGGATCAAAGCCGAAATCCACGAATTCATTATCCGTAATTGGCGCTTGGTCAAGGTGGCTACCACCAAGGCTCAGCGCAAATTGTTCTTCAATCTTCGCCGCATGCGCCCTGATGGTACGACGCTGGATTCGCAGATGGTTGATGATATTGCCACCGAGCTAAGCGTCAAACCCGAAGACGTGCGCGAGATGGAAGTGCGCATGACCGGGCGCGAGTTTTCTTTGCAAGCACCAGCCGGTGACGATGATCAATTCAGCCCGATAGACTATCTGTCAGACGACGGCGAATACGATCCAACCGAGGTATTGGCACGGCAAGACCATGACCGCCTGCAAACCACGGGACTGTCGCAAGCGCTCGAGATGCTCGATGAGCGCTCACGCCGAATCGTCACGGCACGCTGGCTAGGCGACGATGGCGGACCAACCTTGCACGAACTTGCCGAAGAGTTTGGCGTATCGGCCGAGCGCATTCGCCAGATCGAAGCCGCCGCACTGAAGAAGATGCGCGGTGCTTTGCAAGCTGCCTGA